The Oceanithermus desulfurans genome has a window encoding:
- a CDS encoding carboxylate-amine ligase, with protein MHEGAPPLTVGIEEEYQLIDPETRDLAPVAAEVLGEAPLALKQLLNPELHQAMVEIGTPPAANIREAYSMLVEMRREVAQLAAAKGARIVAAGTHPFALWEDVPITQKDRYMELLGEFQDAVRALLIFGTHVHVGTGEDDEFRVDAINTLRYMLPHLLALSVSSPLWRGRVTGLKSYRSLIWRGLPRTGIPSTFSSYSDYQHFVEILIETGSIQDASRIWWAMRAHHRYPTIEFRATDLATNPRDAIAIAALAQALIYKHWLMRRDNVTFRQYPTPLIEENVWRAARYGLDGKLIDFGERREKWARDLLVELVEFVDDVLDDLDSRWAVEHVYTVLDRGTAADRQLAIYEETGDLRAVVDWLIEETLRDIA; from the coding sequence ATGCACGAGGGCGCGCCGCCCCTGACCGTGGGCATCGAGGAAGAGTACCAGCTGATCGATCCGGAGACCCGCGACCTGGCCCCGGTGGCCGCGGAGGTGCTGGGCGAGGCCCCCCTCGCGCTCAAGCAGCTGCTCAACCCCGAGCTGCACCAGGCGATGGTCGAGATCGGCACGCCGCCGGCGGCGAACATCCGCGAGGCCTACAGCATGCTCGTCGAGATGCGGCGCGAGGTGGCCCAGCTGGCGGCGGCCAAGGGGGCGCGCATCGTCGCCGCCGGCACCCACCCCTTCGCGCTGTGGGAGGACGTGCCCATCACCCAGAAGGACCGCTACATGGAGCTCTTGGGCGAGTTCCAGGACGCGGTGCGCGCCCTGCTCATCTTCGGCACCCACGTCCACGTGGGCACGGGGGAGGACGACGAGTTCCGCGTCGACGCCATCAACACCCTGCGCTACATGCTCCCCCACCTGCTGGCCCTCTCGGTCTCGAGCCCCCTCTGGCGCGGCCGCGTCACCGGCCTGAAGAGCTACCGCAGCCTGATCTGGCGCGGGCTGCCGCGCACCGGCATTCCCTCCACCTTCTCCAGCTACTCCGATTACCAGCACTTCGTCGAGATCCTGATCGAGACCGGCTCCATCCAGGACGCCTCGCGCATCTGGTGGGCGATGCGCGCCCACCACCGCTACCCCACGATCGAGTTCCGGGCCACCGACCTGGCCACCAACCCCCGCGACGCCATCGCCATCGCGGCGCTGGCCCAGGCGCTGATCTACAAGCACTGGCTGATGCGGCGCGACAACGTCACCTTCCGCCAGTACCCCACCCCGCTGATCGAGGAGAACGTCTGGCGCGCCGCGCGCTACGGCCTCGACGGCAAGCTGATCGACTTCGGCGAGCGGCGCGAGAAGTGGGCCCGCGACCTGCTGGTCGAGCTCGTCGAGTTCGTGGACGACGTCCTCGACGACCTGGACAGCCGCTGGGCGGTGGAGCACGTCTACACCGTCCTCGACCGCGGCACCGCCGCCGACCGGCAGCTGGCCATCTACGAGGAGACCGGCGACCTGCGCGCCGTGGTGGACTGGTTGATCGAGGAGACGCTGCGGGACATCGCCTGA
- a CDS encoding M20 family metallopeptidase, producing MSAQARAQDTLAYFERRLDAYLTDLRELVEIESPTHHLPGIKKAALWLQTQFAGLGELRRFETEAGAVLRLFRRGSGPRVLLLAHYDTVHPVGSWKKLWREERGRIYGPGVYDMKAGLLFILWALRYLGDSGAEHPNLEVLLTPDEEVGSVTSRIFIEDAARGADYALVLEPPTGAGDLKVHRKGVGWYKLKVHGRAAHQGVEPEKGVNAIVEAARQLLRVVEAQDLEKGTTLGPNVARGGTASNVVADYAEVLVDLRAWTLEEAERVDRFMRALEPVHPEARLELEGGLNRPPMEPTPESLALFELARGVARDLGFDSKPGKVGGGSDGNFTANLGVPTLDGLGAMGADAHQLSEHVVTAELPRRMALLAELLTRLVRDA from the coding sequence ATGTCAGCACAGGCACGTGCCCAAGACACCCTCGCGTACTTCGAACGACGCCTGGACGCCTACCTGACCGACCTGCGCGAGCTGGTCGAGATCGAGTCGCCCACCCACCACCTGCCCGGGATCAAGAAAGCGGCGCTGTGGCTGCAGACCCAGTTCGCGGGTCTGGGCGAGCTGCGCCGCTTCGAGACCGAGGCCGGCGCGGTGCTGCGCCTCTTCCGCCGCGGCAGCGGGCCGCGGGTGCTGCTGCTCGCCCACTACGACACCGTGCACCCGGTGGGCTCGTGGAAGAAGCTGTGGCGCGAGGAGCGCGGCCGGATCTACGGCCCCGGCGTCTACGACATGAAGGCGGGGCTGCTCTTCATCCTCTGGGCGCTGCGCTACCTGGGCGACTCGGGGGCGGAGCACCCCAACCTGGAGGTGCTGCTCACCCCCGACGAGGAGGTGGGCTCGGTGACCTCGCGCATCTTCATCGAAGACGCCGCCCGCGGCGCCGACTACGCGCTGGTGCTCGAGCCCCCCACCGGCGCCGGCGACCTCAAGGTGCACCGCAAGGGCGTGGGCTGGTACAAGCTCAAGGTGCACGGCCGGGCGGCCCACCAGGGCGTCGAGCCCGAGAAGGGCGTGAACGCCATCGTGGAGGCGGCCCGCCAGCTGCTCCGGGTCGTCGAGGCCCAGGACCTGGAAAAGGGCACCACCCTGGGCCCCAACGTGGCCCGCGGCGGCACCGCCAGCAACGTGGTGGCCGACTACGCCGAGGTGCTGGTGGACCTGCGCGCCTGGACGCTGGAGGAGGCCGAGCGGGTGGACCGCTTCATGCGGGCGCTCGAGCCGGTGCACCCGGAGGCGCGCCTCGAGCTCGAGGGCGGCCTCAACCGCCCGCCGATGGAGCCCACCCCCGAGAGCCTGGCCCTCTTCGAGCTGGCCCGCGGCGTGGCCCGCGACCTCGGCTTCGACTCCAAGCCCGGCAAGGTGGGCGGCGGCTCCGACGGCAACTTCACCGCCAACCTGGGCGTGCCCACCCTCGACGGCCTGGGGGCGATGGGGGCGGACGCCCACCAGCTGAGCGAGCACGTCGTCACCGCCGAGCTGCCCCGGCGCATGGCGCTCTTGGCCGAGCTGCTCACCCGCCTGGTGCGCGACGCCTAG
- a CDS encoding cupin domain-containing protein: MKRKDLEGSPHGELFPGARATAFGGRQTMLNHVVLDHGVTVPEHRHPEEQITYVLSGRLAFQIEDEVCEVGAGEAVWIPGGAAHAVRALEPSVVLDVFSPVRPDLLERFGG, from the coding sequence ATGAAACGCAAGGACCTGGAAGGAAGCCCCCACGGCGAGCTCTTCCCCGGAGCCCGCGCCACGGCCTTCGGCGGCCGGCAGACGATGCTCAACCACGTGGTGCTCGACCACGGCGTGACCGTACCCGAGCACCGCCACCCCGAGGAGCAGATCACCTACGTGCTCAGTGGGCGGCTGGCCTTCCAGATCGAGGACGAGGTCTGCGAGGTGGGCGCGGGCGAGGCCGTCTGGATTCCCGGGGGCGCGGCGCACGCGGTGCGGGCGCTCGAGCCCAGCGTGGTCCTCGACGTTTTCAGCCCCGTCCGCCCCGACCTGCTGGAACGTTTCGGTGGCTAG
- a CDS encoding adenylosuccinate synthase yields the protein MPGVAILGAQWGDEGKGKVTDALVAQADYVVRFQGGANAGHTVVAGGHTFKLHLLPTGVIHPHATSVLADGMVVDAEAFAEELAEIRRLGFEPRVRVSERAHLVLPHHKFVESKGNFVGTTGRGIGPAYADRARRVGIRVGDLLEPEVLAERVERLLAAKPNSTAGAGWTSAARALEDLERMREVLGPYVADTGAELRAAWKAGKKILFEGAQGTMLDLNYGTYPYVTSSHPSVGGIVVGTGLSHKAVGKVYGVAKAYATRVGHGPFPTELEGELAETLREKGGEFGVTTGRPRRVGWLDLVALKYAVDVNGMDGIVLTKLDVLSGFDEVKVGVAYGADGTVEYRSFAGWGELEGLASREALPPTLVEYIEFIEDYLEIPVVMFSTSPRREDTFGSVSWV from the coding sequence ATGCCGGGAGTCGCGATCCTAGGGGCCCAGTGGGGCGATGAGGGGAAGGGGAAGGTCACCGACGCGCTGGTGGCCCAGGCCGATTACGTGGTGCGCTTCCAGGGCGGGGCCAACGCCGGACACACGGTCGTCGCCGGGGGGCACACCTTCAAGCTGCACCTGCTGCCGACGGGGGTGATCCACCCGCACGCCACCAGCGTGCTGGCCGACGGGATGGTGGTCGACGCCGAGGCGTTCGCGGAAGAGCTCGCCGAGATTCGGCGGCTGGGCTTCGAGCCGCGGGTGCGCGTCTCCGAGCGGGCGCACCTGGTGCTGCCGCACCATAAGTTCGTGGAGAGCAAGGGGAACTTCGTCGGCACCACCGGCCGCGGCATCGGCCCCGCCTACGCCGACCGCGCCCGCCGCGTGGGCATCCGCGTCGGCGACCTGCTCGAGCCCGAGGTCCTCGCCGAGCGCGTGGAGCGCTTGCTCGCGGCCAAGCCCAACTCCACCGCGGGCGCCGGATGGACGAGCGCCGCGCGGGCGCTCGAGGACCTGGAGCGGATGCGCGAGGTGCTGGGGCCCTACGTGGCCGACACCGGCGCCGAGCTGCGCGCGGCCTGGAAGGCGGGAAAGAAGATCCTCTTCGAGGGGGCCCAGGGCACGATGCTCGACCTCAACTACGGCACCTACCCCTACGTGACCAGCAGCCACCCCAGCGTGGGCGGGATCGTCGTGGGCACCGGGCTTTCCCACAAGGCGGTGGGCAAGGTCTACGGCGTGGCCAAGGCCTACGCCACCCGGGTGGGCCACGGCCCCTTCCCCACCGAACTCGAAGGCGAGCTGGCCGAGACCCTGCGCGAGAAGGGCGGCGAGTTCGGGGTGACCACGGGCCGCCCCCGGCGGGTGGGCTGGCTCGACCTGGTGGCCCTCAAGTACGCCGTGGACGTCAACGGCATGGACGGGATCGTGCTGACCAAGCTGGACGTGCTCTCGGGCTTCGACGAGGTCAAGGTGGGCGTGGCCTACGGCGCGGACGGAACGGTGGAGTACCGCAGCTTCGCGGGCTGGGGCGAGCTCGAGGGGCTTGCGAGCCGCGAGGCGCTGCCGCCCACGCTGGTGGAGTACATCGAGTTCATCGAGGACTATCTGGAGATTCCGGTGGTGATGTTCTCCACCAGCCCCCGGCGCGAGGACACCTTCGGCAGCGTGAGCTGGGTGTAG
- a CDS encoding trimeric intracellular cation channel family protein, which translates to MEFWVWLGTLAFAAGGALEGVRKRYDLVGVLLVASITAVGGGSVRDLVVGRLPPASLTDEALLWSVALVGAGVFFLHRAVRRLGRGLYLLDTLGLGVFAALGAASGLEAGLGFWGVVFAGTVSGVGGGVLRDLLTQQVPGVFYRAGDWYATAAAGGAAVHYLLGGGPNALAAAAATAVLLRLGSRALGLVLPTPR; encoded by the coding sequence GTGGAGTTCTGGGTCTGGCTCGGCACCCTGGCCTTCGCCGCGGGCGGTGCGCTCGAGGGCGTGCGCAAGCGCTACGACCTCGTGGGGGTGCTGCTCGTCGCCAGCATCACCGCCGTGGGCGGCGGCTCGGTGCGCGACCTGGTCGTGGGGCGGCTGCCCCCGGCCTCGCTTACGGACGAAGCGCTGCTGTGGAGCGTGGCCCTGGTGGGCGCGGGCGTCTTCTTCCTGCACCGCGCCGTGCGGCGGCTGGGGCGGGGGCTCTACCTGCTCGACACCCTGGGCCTCGGCGTCTTCGCGGCGCTGGGCGCGGCCAGCGGGCTCGAGGCGGGCCTCGGTTTCTGGGGCGTCGTCTTCGCCGGCACGGTGAGCGGCGTGGGCGGCGGGGTGCTGCGCGACCTGCTCACCCAGCAGGTGCCCGGCGTCTTCTACCGCGCCGGCGACTGGTACGCGACCGCCGCCGCGGGCGGGGCCGCGGTCCACTACCTGCTCGGCGGCGGGCCCAACGCCCTGGCGGCCGCCGCCGCGACCGCGGTGCTGCTGCGCCTTGGCAGCCGCGCCCTGGGCCTCGTCCTGCCGACGCCGCGCTAG
- a CDS encoding histidinol-phosphatase HisJ family protein, which produces MYDSHVHTPLCQHAEGALEDYVAAAHAAGLAGLVFTDHNPMPPWYDPKSRMTEAQLPLYHRLVEAARGAAPDGFYVGLGLEADFHPGTEAYVKAQLEAHPYDYVIGSVHYIGAWPFDHPDFADEFERRDRLEVYADYYALVYAAAESGLFDAVGHLDLPKKFGHLPPEEAWDLVEGVLGAVRDAGLALDVNTAGWRKPVGELYPAPRILERARELGIPVVLGSDAHAPGEVGARFAEAAALLAGAGYREAWVYKNRKPEPYPLEAS; this is translated from the coding sequence ATGTACGACAGCCACGTGCACACCCCGTTGTGTCAGCACGCCGAAGGCGCCCTGGAAGACTACGTGGCCGCGGCGCACGCGGCGGGCCTGGCGGGACTGGTCTTCACCGACCACAACCCCATGCCCCCCTGGTACGACCCGAAGAGCCGCATGACCGAGGCCCAATTGCCGCTCTACCACCGCCTCGTCGAGGCCGCGCGCGGGGCCGCGCCCGACGGCTTCTACGTGGGCCTGGGGCTCGAGGCCGACTTCCACCCCGGCACCGAGGCCTACGTGAAGGCCCAGCTCGAGGCCCACCCCTACGACTACGTAATCGGCTCGGTGCACTATATCGGCGCCTGGCCCTTCGACCACCCCGACTTCGCCGACGAGTTCGAGCGGCGCGACCGGCTCGAGGTCTACGCCGACTACTACGCCCTCGTCTACGCCGCCGCCGAGTCGGGTCTTTTCGACGCCGTCGGCCACCTCGACCTGCCCAAGAAGTTCGGCCACCTTCCCCCGGAGGAGGCCTGGGATCTGGTCGAGGGGGTGCTGGGTGCGGTCCGCGACGCCGGGCTCGCCCTGGACGTGAACACCGCGGGCTGGCGCAAACCCGTGGGCGAGCTCTACCCCGCGCCCCGCATCCTCGAGCGCGCCCGTGAGCTGGGCATCCCGGTGGTGCTGGGCTCCGACGCCCACGCACCGGGCGAGGTGGGGGCGCGCTTCGCGGAGGCGGCGGCGTTGCTCGCAGGAGCGGGCTACCGCGAGGCCTGGGTCTACAAAAACCGCAAACCCGAGCCCTATCCGCTGGAGGCGTCGTGA
- a CDS encoding fatty acid desaturase yields MNESPQQRVQPKDWVPLVRPFTRPSTWRSLGQVLTSYLPFLTLWYLAYRALEVHWGLTLLLDLAAAFFLVRIFILQHDAGHGSFFRNPRDNDVLGFVSGVLTLTPYGYWQHAHARHHATSGNLDKRGVGDIYTMTTQEYLAATPWQRFSYRVYRNPLVMFLIGPIWVFMLSYRLPLGYGSDKPKVRASVWWTNLALAGLVALVFTVFGWEAFLLVYLPVQYFAAMIGIFLFYVQHQFEDAYWEPDPRWEYLKAAMEGSTYLKLPRLLQWLTGNIGLHHVHHLAPKIPNYRLQEAHDRIELMKVAPTVTLADAFKIAFADLHLYDPGRDRLVGFRDVAAQARAADRERKSGERTAQ; encoded by the coding sequence ATGAACGAATCCCCACAACAAAGAGTCCAACCCAAGGACTGGGTCCCCCTGGTCCGCCCCTTCACCCGGCCCTCGACCTGGCGCAGCCTCGGCCAGGTGCTGACCAGCTACCTGCCCTTCCTGACCCTCTGGTACCTGGCTTACCGCGCGCTCGAGGTGCACTGGGGCCTCACCCTGCTCCTCGACCTGGCCGCCGCCTTCTTCCTGGTGCGCATCTTCATCCTGCAGCACGACGCCGGCCACGGCTCCTTTTTCAGGAACCCCCGCGACAACGACGTGCTGGGCTTCGTAAGCGGCGTGCTCACCCTGACGCCGTACGGCTACTGGCAGCACGCCCACGCCCGGCATCACGCCACCAGCGGCAACCTCGACAAGCGCGGCGTCGGCGACATCTACACGATGACGACCCAGGAGTACCTGGCGGCCACCCCCTGGCAGCGCTTCAGCTACCGCGTCTACCGCAACCCTCTGGTGATGTTCCTGATCGGGCCGATCTGGGTCTTCATGCTCAGCTACCGGCTGCCCCTCGGCTACGGCAGCGACAAGCCCAAGGTGCGCGCGAGCGTCTGGTGGACCAACCTCGCCCTTGCCGGCCTGGTGGCCCTCGTCTTCACCGTCTTCGGCTGGGAGGCCTTCCTGCTCGTCTACCTGCCCGTTCAGTACTTCGCCGCGATGATCGGCATCTTTCTCTTCTACGTCCAGCACCAGTTCGAGGACGCCTACTGGGAACCCGACCCCCGCTGGGAGTACCTGAAGGCGGCGATGGAGGGCAGCACCTACCTGAAGCTGCCGCGGCTGCTGCAATGGCTGACCGGCAACATCGGGCTGCACCACGTTCACCACCTGGCCCCGAAGATCCCCAACTACCGCCTGCAGGAGGCTCACGACCGCATCGAGCTGATGAAGGTCGCCCCCACGGTCACGCTCGCCGACGCCTTCAAAATCGCCTTCGCCGACCTGCACCTCTACGACCCCGGGCGGGACCGGCTCGTCGGCTTCCGCGACGTGGCCGCCCAGGCGCGCGCCGCCGACCGCGAGCGCAAGAGCGGTGAGCGCACCGCCCAGTAA
- a CDS encoding SDR family NAD(P)-dependent oxidoreductase — MVRGKAVLVTGASRGIGEAVARALAWRGARVGLFARGRAALEELARELAYPESGGAALALPGDVTRPDDLAAAVERLEEAFGPVWALVNSAGVGVFGPIWELSDEDWERVRAVNLDGAFHAMRAVLPTMLREERGTIVHIGSLASRYAFAGGAAYNASKFGLLGLAEASLHDLRPRGVRVSTILPGSVNTTFSSERADADWKIQPTDVAETVLYVLESDTGVIPSVIELRPRRSKPAD, encoded by the coding sequence GTGGTGCGAGGCAAGGCGGTGCTCGTCACCGGGGCCAGCCGCGGCATCGGCGAGGCGGTGGCGCGGGCGCTGGCCTGGCGCGGCGCCAGGGTGGGCCTCTTCGCGCGCGGGCGGGCGGCGCTCGAAGAGCTGGCCCGCGAACTCGCCTACCCCGAATCGGGCGGGGCCGCGCTCGCCCTCCCCGGCGACGTCACCCGCCCGGACGACCTGGCCGCCGCCGTGGAGCGGCTGGAAGAGGCCTTCGGCCCCGTTTGGGCGTTGGTAAACAGCGCCGGGGTGGGGGTCTTCGGCCCGATTTGGGAGCTTTCCGACGAGGACTGGGAACGCGTGCGCGCGGTCAACCTGGACGGCGCCTTCCACGCCATGCGCGCGGTCCTGCCCACGATGCTGCGCGAGGAGCGCGGCACCATCGTTCACATCGGCTCGCTGGCGAGCCGCTACGCCTTCGCCGGAGGGGCGGCCTACAACGCCAGCAAGTTCGGGCTGCTGGGCCTCGCCGAGGCCAGCCTGCACGACCTGCGCCCCCGGGGCGTGCGCGTGAGCACGATCCTGCCGGGCTCGGTGAACACCACCTTCTCCAGCGAGCGCGCCGACGCCGACTGGAAGATCCAGCCCACCGACGTGGCCGAGACCGTGCTCTACGTGCTGGAGAGCGACACCGGGGTGATCCCCAGCGTCATCGAGCTGCGTCCGCGGCGCAGCAAGCCCGCGGACTAG
- a CDS encoding S8 family peptidase — protein MKRIHWTMLAALGFLIAACSTQPPQANRDGGAAAPEREVTILADHVTDQIVVGYSDPADLEALVQVLDEARVIRTIPQMKAALVELPAGTPASAALAKLKHERIAGLRYAQPNYTHPLPDPVQNAAPLGMNDPLEAQKWDHDVMQAEAAWATAVDGALPDGSGVVIGVVDTGIDGTHPDLAGAFVNGFDAVGCSTFGVIPPGFDASQGQIHGTHVAGIAAARGNNGQGVAGVAPNAALMDLQVFCGGSTDDFTIAVAVIAAIFDLDGDGVVPDVITMSLGGKGYGQLLKDVLDSAMSGYNVITGAALPGYDDGTAGGVPGDGVPDRSVIFTVAMGNSAQDEVQYPAGYPGIVAVGATNARDEKADFSTSGGHISVGAPGVDILSTWPTWDRDATGRPYLYYRISGTSMATPQVAGAAALVKQFLPGASAYEVKRLLEVTADDIGPAGFDRGSGWGRINLKRLVDRVAAVRVGSESTEKGAVASVMVLTENPWDSNGDGAVDPGTDERAPVRAVDVHLIRDGAVKYTAKTNGRGMANFVNIAPGTYKVMVSGQDIIDGAAMAFWPYERVSWDVDGDPGNGITLGSLDVLPCGGFESASPLVATLSSTLQATLSWTGGGDLDLAVYEYDPALGVRAWHTAKTGALWGSFDGDDPGADPTHASETYTLDAVHYPSLAGGYYHISIDASGATVGTTATLTLSMNGVTKSYGPIPVTPGTTAFDNDLDLLFTLIGFDNWPTVY, from the coding sequence ATGAAACGCATTCACTGGACGATGCTCGCCGCCCTGGGCTTCCTCATCGCGGCGTGCAGCACGCAGCCGCCCCAGGCGAACCGCGACGGCGGCGCAGCGGCGCCGGAGCGCGAGGTTACGATCCTCGCCGACCACGTGACCGACCAGATCGTGGTGGGGTACAGCGACCCTGCCGACCTGGAAGCGCTGGTTCAGGTTCTCGATGAAGCGCGGGTAATCCGCACGATTCCTCAGATGAAGGCCGCCCTGGTCGAGCTGCCCGCGGGTACGCCCGCCTCCGCCGCGCTCGCCAAGCTCAAGCACGAGCGGATCGCGGGGCTGCGCTACGCGCAACCCAACTACACCCACCCGCTGCCCGATCCGGTGCAGAACGCCGCACCCTTGGGCATGAACGACCCGCTCGAGGCCCAGAAGTGGGACCACGACGTCATGCAGGCCGAAGCCGCCTGGGCGACCGCGGTTGATGGGGCCCTGCCTGACGGCAGCGGGGTGGTCATCGGCGTCGTGGACACCGGGATCGACGGCACCCACCCCGACCTGGCCGGAGCCTTCGTGAACGGCTTCGACGCCGTGGGCTGCTCGACCTTCGGCGTCATTCCGCCCGGCTTCGACGCTTCCCAGGGGCAGATCCACGGCACCCACGTGGCCGGCATCGCCGCGGCGCGCGGGAACAACGGCCAGGGCGTCGCAGGCGTGGCCCCCAACGCGGCGCTGATGGACCTGCAGGTCTTCTGCGGCGGCAGTACGGACGACTTCACCATCGCGGTGGCGGTCATCGCGGCCATCTTCGACCTTGACGGCGACGGCGTCGTGCCCGACGTGATCACCATGAGCCTGGGCGGAAAGGGCTACGGACAGCTCCTCAAGGACGTTCTCGACAGCGCCATGAGCGGCTACAACGTCATCACCGGCGCGGCCCTCCCCGGCTACGACGACGGCACCGCCGGCGGCGTGCCCGGCGACGGCGTGCCCGACCGTTCCGTCATCTTCACCGTGGCCATGGGGAACTCGGCGCAGGACGAGGTGCAGTACCCCGCGGGCTACCCGGGCATCGTCGCCGTAGGCGCCACCAACGCGCGCGACGAAAAGGCGGACTTCTCCACCTCGGGCGGCCACATCAGCGTCGGGGCGCCGGGGGTGGACATCCTCTCCACCTGGCCCACCTGGGACCGTGACGCCACCGGACGGCCCTACCTCTACTACCGCATCTCCGGCACCAGCATGGCCACGCCGCAGGTAGCCGGGGCGGCGGCGCTGGTCAAGCAGTTCCTGCCGGGCGCGAGCGCCTACGAGGTGAAGCGCCTGCTGGAGGTCACCGCCGACGACATCGGTCCTGCGGGGTTCGACCGCGGCAGCGGCTGGGGCCGCATCAACCTCAAGCGCCTGGTCGACCGGGTGGCCGCCGTGCGCGTGGGCTCCGAGAGCACCGAGAAGGGGGCGGTGGCCTCGGTCATGGTGCTTACCGAGAACCCCTGGGACAGCAACGGCGACGGCGCGGTCGACCCAGGCACCGACGAGCGCGCTCCGGTAAGGGCGGTCGACGTGCACCTGATCCGGGACGGTGCGGTGAAGTACACGGCCAAGACGAACGGCCGGGGCATGGCCAACTTCGTCAACATCGCCCCGGGAACCTACAAGGTGATGGTGTCCGGTCAGGACATCATCGACGGCGCCGCCATGGCGTTCTGGCCCTACGAGCGGGTGAGCTGGGACGTGGACGGCGACCCCGGCAACGGAATCACGCTGGGCAGCCTCGACGTTCTCCCCTGCGGCGGCTTCGAAAGCGCCTCGCCGCTCGTGGCCACCCTGAGCAGCACCCTGCAGGCGACCCTCAGCTGGACGGGCGGCGGCGACCTCGACCTGGCGGTCTACGAGTACGACCCCGCCCTGGGCGTGCGCGCCTGGCATACGGCCAAGACGGGCGCGCTCTGGGGCAGCTTCGACGGCGACGACCCCGGCGCCGACCCCACCCACGCCAGCGAAACCTACACGCTGGACGCGGTGCACTACCCCAGCCTGGCCGGAGGCTACTACCACATCAGCATCGACGCTTCGGGCGCCACCGTGGGCACCACGGCCACCCTGACGCTCTCGATGAACGGCGTCACCAAGAGCTACGGCCCCATCCCGGTTACGCCCGGCACCACGGCGTTCGACAACGACCTCGACCTTCTCTTTACGCTGATTGGTTTCGACAACTGGCCGACGGTGTACTGA
- a CDS encoding carboxypeptidase-like regulatory domain-containing protein — protein sequence MHPNIKGVAAALGLALLLAACQTQTAPRPDGGPGGGLGPQPTAESGTVAGFVVNANAGEGVPGSAVAAYEAGTDNLLGTTSTASDGSFSLDVAAGAVDLRFEKEGYAGSQVLNLRLDEEGVTRIAVIQREAFNPDWPTTPPQVTLGKVADGNVYEAAFGFIPYDVTVSPAAPLTTDLIYAALGKTPGSGFITGYRELFVSTNATGDRFLDPLRYAAAGPTTFQVVAYDTNGNRTQLFRYVEVSVPFINDVDLVPPELRSVMAVTLNKQIGFFSVQPQAAPAGANLYVDLAWLPKMDFSHVPNDAPYGYRVYRSFDGDDFELIGTVAGSTTFYTDASPLLAPGRTVHYRVTAFVGELESPPSNVLVTTPLDVFDVRLTGPGDGAVGVPVAPTFTWEASTTLSGYHYYAGAVWDTLTGENAWFASPASPMLVNRTSWTWNEDGAYSNTPLETLQRGRSYEWQLIEAYALDDPVHPTAVSIAADGLGLWFPFGVASTDHFTFTTAP from the coding sequence ATGCACCCAAACATCAAAGGAGTGGCCGCCGCTTTGGGGCTGGCCCTGCTGCTCGCGGCCTGCCAGACGCAGACCGCACCGCGGCCCGACGGGGGGCCGGGCGGCGGCCTGGGACCGCAGCCGACGGCCGAGTCGGGAACCGTCGCGGGGTTCGTGGTGAACGCCAACGCGGGTGAGGGCGTGCCCGGGAGCGCCGTCGCGGCGTACGAGGCCGGAACCGACAACCTGCTGGGCACCACCAGCACCGCGTCCGACGGATCGTTCTCGCTGGACGTGGCGGCGGGAGCGGTGGACCTCAGGTTCGAAAAGGAGGGCTACGCCGGCTCGCAGGTGCTCAACCTGCGGCTCGACGAGGAGGGGGTGACCCGGATCGCCGTGATCCAGCGCGAGGCCTTCAACCCCGACTGGCCGACCACCCCTCCCCAGGTGACGCTGGGCAAGGTCGCCGACGGCAACGTCTACGAGGCCGCGTTTGGCTTCATCCCCTACGACGTGACGGTATCCCCGGCCGCCCCCCTGACCACCGACCTGATCTACGCGGCCCTGGGCAAGACCCCGGGCTCGGGCTTCATCACCGGCTACCGCGAACTCTTCGTGAGCACCAACGCCACCGGCGACCGGTTCCTCGATCCGCTGCGCTACGCCGCCGCCGGCCCCACGACCTTCCAGGTGGTGGCCTACGACACCAACGGCAACCGCACCCAACTCTTCCGCTACGTTGAGGTTTCGGTTCCCTTCATCAACGACGTGGACCTGGTGCCGCCCGAGCTGCGCAGCGTGATGGCCGTGACCCTGAACAAGCAGATCGGCTTCTTCAGCGTCCAGCCGCAGGCGGCGCCGGCGGGGGCCAACCTCTACGTCGACCTGGCCTGGCTGCCCAAGATGGACTTCAGTCACGTCCCCAACGACGCCCCCTACGGTTACCGCGTGTACCGTAGTTTCGACGGCGATGACTTCGAGCTCATCGGTACCGTTGCCGGGTCCACCACCTTCTACACCGACGCCAGCCCGCTGCTGGCCCCGGGGCGGACGGTGCACTACCGCGTGACCGCGTTCGTGGGCGAGCTCGAGTCCCCGCCCTCCAACGTCCTCGTCACCACCCCGCTCGACGTCTTCGACGTCCGGCTCACGGGCCCCGGCGACGGGGCCGTCGGCGTGCCGGTCGCGCCCACCTTCACCTGGGAGGCCAGCACCACCCTTAGCGGCTACCACTACTACGCCGGAGCCGTCTGGGACACCCTGACGGGGGAGAACGCCTGGTTTGCCAGCCCCGCCTCGCCGATGCTGGTCAACCGCACCTCCTGGACCTGGAACGAGGACGGCGCGTACAGCAACACGCCGCTGGAGACCCTGCAGCGGGGACGCAGCTACGAATGGCAGCTGATCGAGGCCTACGCCCTCGACGACCCCGTCCACCCCACGGCGGTCTCGATCGCGGCCGACGGCCTCGGGCTGTGGTTCCCCTTCGGGGTGGCCTCGACCGACCACTTCACCTTCACCACCGCGCCGTAA